From the Bacillota bacterium genome, the window CTGTTGTGCGACCGTATGGGCCTGAGCGTGTGGGAAGTGCTGGACGCCGCGTTCACGAAGCCGTTCGGGATCCAGCCGTTCTACCCGGGCCCGGGGGTGGGCGGGCACTGCATCCCGATAGACCCGTTCTACCTGACGTGGAAGGCAAGGGAGTACGACTTCTCGACCAGGTTCATTGAACTGGCGGGCGAGATAAACCTGAGGATGCCGTATTTCGTGGTGGAGAAGGCGGCGAGGATCCTCGGGACTCAGAGGAAGTCGCTTCGCGGAGCCAAGGTGCTCATTCTGGGCGTGGCATACAAGAAGGACATACCTGATGAGCGGGAGTCGCCTGCGCTGAAGGTCATCCAGATCCTCCTGAAAGAGGGGGCCGAGGTTTCGTACCACGACCCGTACATACCGCAGATAGAGGTGACGAACGGTGACTACGGCCCTGCGGCGAAGACGGTCAGGCTTTGGTCGGTGCCGCTGGAGGACGAGGTGCTGCGGGGTGCGGACATGGTGATCATCACGACGGACCACTCTTGCGTGGACTATGCGCGGGTGGTGGAGCAGGCGCAGGCGGTGCTGGATGTGAGGAATGCCACTCGTGAGGTAGAGTCGAGTTGCAGGGGGCACGGCACCCTCTGGAGATTATAGCCGAAAGTCTTTACGGATCCCCCTGGGAACCTGGATCATTTGCTGTCAAGTCGAGATCGAGGAGAAGTCCATGAATCAGATTTGTTGTAACCGTGTTGTACACGTCACGAGCACGCATGGGCCGACGGATGGGCGAATCTACTTTCGCGAATGTAGGGCTTTGCGGCGAGCAGGCATGAAAGTGTGTGTCGTTGCTCGTGTTGCACCAGTCAGCAAATTGGACGATGGGATAGACTTTGTCGAGTTCCCGCGGGACTTCACCCGAGTTGGTGTGCTGACTCGGCCAGACCGAGTTGCCCGCTTCCTCAGGGGACTGGAAGCGGACGTCTACCATTTTCATGACCCAGATCTGTTACCAGTGGCAGGGCTAATGAGTTCGCGCGATAGCATCATCATCTATGATTGCCATGAATGGTATCAACAGGTGTTCCCGCACAAAGGGTATCGCCCGTTGTTAGCCAAAGGCGCAGCAATCGGGCTCTCGCTTGTTGAGCGGATTGTGATACCCAGACTGGATGCTGTAATCGTTCCTACAGAAGAACTCGCCCGGGTTTATAAAACGCTTGCGAAAACAGTTGTCTCTATCCGCAATTTTGCCCCTGTGGATGGATGGACGACTTGCACGGAGTCTGGGGAGAAGACTTGGGATCTGATACACACAGGGACGGTGTCCCGGCCCAGACTGGAGGTCATGTTGGACATCGCTAGGTCAATCAGGGATACAGGCCGTAGCATCAAGTTCTGTCTTTTGGGAGTTTCGGATGAGGTCAGGTCCTGGGTGAACAGCGATGCAAAGGCTAGGAGCCTGGTGGACTGTGTTGGCAGGGTGAGTGAGACGGAGGTGCCGGGATTTCTTGAGCGGTCGAGGATTGGGATCAACTATCATCCGTACCAACAACGGTTCATGGTAGCCATACCGATGAAAGTATTCGAGTACATGCGCCACGGCTTGCCTTTTGTCTCCACAGCGTTGCCACCTCTGAAGAGGCTTCTTGGTGATTCAGGTACTGGCCTACTAGTAGAAGAAAACACAGTGCCGTCGTTCGTGGCTGCGATTACCAGCTTGCTGGATGATCAAGTTGGAACTGCACAGATGGGACAGAGAGGGCGGGAACTGATTACCCGCGAGTACAACTGGGAGCGGGAGTCTGTCAAGCTTGTCGGACTCTATCGGCAGCTCCTGGGCAAAAGGGGTCTTGCAGTTGCGTAGGCTTATTATCAATGCAGATGGGTTGGGCTTCAGCCCGGGCGTAAACAGAGGGATCCGTGAGACGGCCGCATTTGGGCTTGTCAAGAGCACGAGCGCGCTTGTGAATTTTGAAGCAGCCGAAGAAATTCCGCAATTTGCACGAGACTTTCCCATGGTTTCAATTGGAATCCACCTAAACCTTACTGTCGGTCGACCTGTCGCAGAGCCCAGTAGAGTCCGCTCTCTTATTGATCCGCAGAGCGGAGAGTTCTACGGAAACAGACTGCCATTCTTGCTGATGAGCGGCCGGGTCAAATGGAACGAGATTTGTCTTGAGTTGGAATCACAGGTTAAGAAGATGATTGATTTCGGGATACAGATCACCCATGTTGACGGTCACCAGAACAAACACCTTTATCCCCCGTTGTTTTTCGCTGTTCTAGAGACGGCCAAGAAGTATGGCATTAAGCGCATACGAAGCCACAGGCGGTTCTTGACCGGGAGTCCGCGACAGAAATTGAACTATTACGTTGCACATCCTCAGCGACTCGCAACGCACATGGCTGGGCGAGTGCTCACCGATTATGCTCGCGTCAAAGGCTTAAGGTGCGCTGACAGACTGATTAGTCCTGGATACGCGGACTCGTCCAGGAAGTACTTGCTCAGCTCTTGGATGGAGTTGGCCAAGATCCTTCCCAGTGGAACCAGTGAGATATACTGTCATCCGGCTTACCCTGACGACATTTTGCGGCGGTACGCTACCTATGTGGAAGAAAGACGAATCGAGGTTGAAGTATTGACCAGTGAGGAATTGCGGGCTAGTTTTGCTATGGCGAACATCGAGATTATATCTTTCTATGACCTTTGAAGGAGATCTTTAGTCATGGGTTTGCTTGTTGCGGGCGATGTGATGCTATCACGGAACGTCAGGCACCGAATAGCGGGGATCGCTGCGAGCCTTCAGGCCTTGAAGTCCAGTTTTCCAGGATGCGCTTTGGTGGCGAATCTTGAGTCTCCCGTTTGTACAGCTCCGTTACGTTATCAGAATGGCTTCCGAGCTGATCCTGGGGAGTGCAAGGAAATCCTACGAATGTTTGACGTGCTATCCGTAGCCAACAACCATGCGATGGATTGTGGTGTTGAAGGGCTTGAGGAGACGGTTGCCTTTCTCAAGGGACTTGGTATCCAGGTGGTTGGATATCGCGGGTCCGAAGGAAAGCAAAATGGCGCAGTCATCACGATTGGTGACACTAAGGTTGGAATAGTCGGTTATGTGGAGAGGGCGCTGTTGGTAGAAGAACCTCCTTCGATTCTGGCGACGTGTTCTGACCTCAGTCTAGTCCAGAAAGAAATCGGTAGTATTCGCGAACAGTCAGATATCACGGTGTGTATATTGCATGCAGGCAGCGAGATGACGAGATTCCCCAGCAAGGCTGAGAGGGCGTTGCCCCGGAGGTTGGTCGAGATGGGGGTGACAGTGGTTATCCGTTCCCATGCTCATGTCATCCAAGGATGTGAAAGGCTCGAGTCGTCGCTGGTGTTGTATGGATTGGGGGATTTCATCTTTGATAGCAGTGTGCGAAGAAGGCGCACGGGGGCTCTTGCACACATTACGGTGGAGGACTCTCGTATCAGCGTAAGACATGTTCTCGTCCGAAGGGACACGGATCATAATCCCCTAATAAGTGGAAGCTATGGTGACCTTCCGTCTGTGCCAGACTCGTGGCAGAAGCCGAGACAGATTATAGATAGGCTCACGTATTACTGTGAACGTACAGCCGACCTGATATCGACATATGGAATGCGAGGAGTGGCCTACGTAATACGCCGAATAGCGCGCGCAATGATGAGTGGTTTCCGGCTAAGATCAAGCGGCAGGGAGGGCCTGACACGGTTTCGGATATAGCAGTTGTTGTTTCAAGACCTGTAGCGTACGGGAGAGAGTTCGGGACTTGGTCGGTGCCACCATTCCGTCTGTTGCCAGGTCAAAAGCCCTCAGCTTGGTTGCGGGTTGGGGCCATATGTGGTGGCATATGCCCCTGCGTCCGCGATTCTGCTAGCAGGCAAACGCCTGACTCGAACGAATCTTCGATAATTGGTGTTGGGCCCGGGAAGGTGATGGATTGGTCATGTATACTCTGGTTCTGTCGCACGATCTGGATTTCTGGTCAGTGTGGGAAACGGGATTTCTTGGGCGGCGTCACTTGTCATTCATGAAGCGATGTGTGATAGATAACTTCCCGAGAATTGGCAGGGATTTGAACCCCATGCAATATGGTCATGGTGTTCTTTCTGCAGTTAGAACGCTCTTGAGAATCGCCCCAGACCCGTGGATAAGGAGCTTCCACCGCATGATCGAAATCGAGCAACAACGTGGACTGAGATCCACAGTATTCGTTATTCCCTTTAGGGAAGATCCTGGTCTAGATCCAAATGGCACCCCATCGCCGCGCGCAAGGGCAGCGTTATATGATGCTTCATGCCTTGCGCCTCTTCTGCGCGCAATCGAGAAACAAGGCTGGGAAATTGGAGTTCATGGGCTGAAAGGGCATTTGTCCAGTCAAAGTGCGCGCTCGGAACGGGAGGCGATCGAGTCGTTGGGTGTCAAAGTGTGGGGTCATCGCAGTCACTGGCTGATTACCTCGCCGCTTCTTTACTGGAACTTGATTGAGGCCGGATATGCGTATGATTCCTCAACCCGGGTTTCGGACGGCTGCAAAGGTCGGGATGTAGTTCATGTGGCTGATCGGTGCCTGGTAGTTCTTCCGATAGCCGTTCAGGACAAAGATGTCTTAGCGAACCAAAACATGGAGATTGCGTGGTCTGAGATCAAGAAGCGGCTTGACAAAGCACGCGCAGAAGAGGACACCGTGACCGTCTTAGTCCATACGAATCATTTTGGCCCACCAAGGTTCTGGGGTGACTTGTATGAGCGAATGCTCGACTACGCCTTGGGGCAGGGTGCGGCCATTTGCCGGGCCATCGACGCAGTCCAAGACGCGAATACCTAGACTGGAGGTGTTTGCTTGTTTACAGGTGCTGTGGACGGTCTATCTACTGTCCTGCGGGTGTTGGTTGCGACTGCCGTGGGGTGTGTTGCTGGAGTGGCGGCGACTGGGACGACAGGCGCTTTCCTGTTGGTGCTGCCAGCTATTGCCGTTCCGCTAGTGTGGCCATGTGTGTCTCTCGCGGGAATGCTAACGGCTGGATTGTACAAGGCCGACCCGCGCGTAACGGTTCCAGGGGGATTTGATCTCACGCTACTTTTCGCCCTATCTCTTGTATTGGTCCTGCTCGTTGAAGTCCTCAAGTCCAGGAACGTTCTTCGCAGACTATGGCAAGAACGTGTTTTTCTCGCCTCATGGGCCATATTCCTCATGATCTTGTCCTTGGGCCTTACTAGGACTCCGAGTCC encodes:
- a CDS encoding CapA family protein, encoding MGLLVAGDVMLSRNVRHRIAGIAASLQALKSSFPGCALVANLESPVCTAPLRYQNGFRADPGECKEILRMFDVLSVANNHAMDCGVEGLEETVAFLKGLGIQVVGYRGSEGKQNGAVITIGDTKVGIVGYVERALLVEEPPSILATCSDLSLVQKEIGSIREQSDITVCILHAGSEMTRFPSKAERALPRRLVEMGVTVVIRSHAHVIQGCERLESSLVLYGLGDFIFDSSVRRRRTGALAHITVEDSRISVRHVLVRRDTDHNPLISGSYGDLPSVPDSWQKPRQIIDRLTYYCERTADLISTYGMRGVAYVIRRIARAMMSGFRLRSSGREGLTRFRI
- a CDS encoding ChbG/HpnK family deacetylase; translated protein: MRRLIINADGLGFSPGVNRGIRETAAFGLVKSTSALVNFEAAEEIPQFARDFPMVSIGIHLNLTVGRPVAEPSRVRSLIDPQSGEFYGNRLPFLLMSGRVKWNEICLELESQVKKMIDFGIQITHVDGHQNKHLYPPLFFAVLETAKKYGIKRIRSHRRFLTGSPRQKLNYYVAHPQRLATHMAGRVLTDYARVKGLRCADRLISPGYADSSRKYLLSSWMELAKILPSGTSEIYCHPAYPDDILRRYATYVEERRIEVEVLTSEELRASFAMANIEIISFYDL
- a CDS encoding glycosyltransferase; its protein translation is MCVVARVAPVSKLDDGIDFVEFPRDFTRVGVLTRPDRVARFLRGLEADVYHFHDPDLLPVAGLMSSRDSIIIYDCHEWYQQVFPHKGYRPLLAKGAAIGLSLVERIVIPRLDAVIVPTEELARVYKTLAKTVVSIRNFAPVDGWTTCTESGEKTWDLIHTGTVSRPRLEVMLDIARSIRDTGRSIKFCLLGVSDEVRSWVNSDAKARSLVDCVGRVSETEVPGFLERSRIGINYHPYQQRFMVAIPMKVFEYMRHGLPFVSTALPPLKRLLGDSGTGLLVEENTVPSFVAAITSLLDDQVGTAQMGQRGRELITREYNWERESVKLVGLYRQLLGKRGLAVA